AGAACAATATTAACGGTAAGACTTCTGGTAGCGTGCACGAGCACCAGGTCCTCCAAATTTCTTAGATTCGCAACGGCGAGGATCTGCAACCAGCAGAGTCCTATCATACTGGATTAGAATGTCCTTGATCTCTTTCTTGGAAGCTTCATCaacatctgtttaaaaaaaaaaaaacaaaccaacactATAAACCTTTAAGAAATTTCACACGGAACATATTGACTGTTTTTTTgcaccaaaaccaccagaagcCATACATTTCCACTTAAAgctaaaacaaaaatcagaacaACTTACATTTTTGATAGTAAGCCACCAATGCTTTGGAAATAGCTTGACGGATAGCTGTTAAAAAAAGGTAATGGATCAGTAAGGATTGCAAATGTATTTAAACTTAAGCTCAAAGTAACAGTTACCTGAAAACCTTACTCTATTGTTTTCTGCCGAATTGTCCTTTCCCTCCCTTACGTACTCATACTCCACTTAGCCTTTACTTtaacaaatctgaaaaaaaaactgtGCCAAGAGGCTGCCTACAGTTCACACGTTGATGTGACAACTGCCAGTTAGCCCAGGAGTTGTACAAAGCCAGTCCTGATCACCTTCTCTCCTGAGTACTAATGTAGGTTCACCTTCTATCCTCAAGCAGCAAGCTTTCCAACCCTCAAAAGCACAGTTCTCTGAAGTGTCTGCTTTTCCAGGAGGCTCAGACTGATCAGCATGTTTGAAGATCAGAAGCAAAATGGTCCAGGGCTGTACAAGCAGTTCTCCTAGCAAACCTCAGTAAACAAGGCTGCAGCACACTAACCCAGTCACATCAGAATTGAAACCAGGAGCATGGGAGTGAGGAACTGCAATGATGCTGTCAGGCTGTCGGCAAGATCAAGATTTCCATAGaaatctttactttttttaaaaaacaaatgcagtgAACTTCAAGACATGTCTCTGCTCCTcatgcagctccagctccactTCACCAGCCTACACCCAAATTGCAATAGTAGAGCAGATCTATCATTTGTAAAGCAAAGCTCTATCAATAGCTAACGCATGTACATTCTCAATCTTCTCTGCAAGGCGAAAAtactgcccagctctgcagctcagcaggaagACGGTTCTGAACAACACAGAAATTTACAGCTAAAGACAGTATTTCGAAGGACAAatccccttttcccttcccaaaaTCTTTGTGCTCAGCTGCATTTGAactgtcctgtcactgcaggATGCAAGTATcacttcacagaaacacagaatcttacaggttggaagggactctaGTCTAACCTTCCCACACATTTCCTCAAAATTTCACCCATTTACTTCATTGAACTTACTCTACATGTTACAACTTTGCACATAAAAGACAACCAATAAGCACCTATAGAAAACTACATTTGTGCAGtgcaaaaagaaacagagcaCCGTGATGCACAAGTTACTATTCTAAACTCAAGTCTCTTAAATATGTGGCTTGACTTGATCTAGCCTGTAACAAAGATACCGTCAAAACTCATACCGTAAATCTGTGCTACGTGGCCACCACCCTTAACACGGACTCTGATGTCGACACCAGCGAAGCGTTCCTTCCCCAGGAGAAGGACAGGTTCAAGGAGctgggaaacaaaacagaaaaaaaaattactcatctgtcatctgaaacaaaaatgacTAGAGCCTGCAGTACGTTTACCAGATGTGAAGTTACTGAATGTTCTGAAAAATGGGAGCCTTGATTTTATGGGCACACAGACAAACTGAAGTAGACCTCTTGCAGAGTTGTTTGACATCCACCAGGGCTGTTATAAAATAAACTtcatgttttggcttttttaatttcagaaaactTAACAGCAAAGTGAATGCACCTGGGAACTAAGAGTGAGGAAACAGTTCAAGTAGAATGCCATGATtatatcagaaaaataaatctagaTTATTTATTCCTGCTGAAAAACAGAAGTCATTTATTGGTAAGTTTTGTCCATTACTTATTACACTTTACATTTACCTAGTCAGCTTTAGATTCTCTCAGTAGTGCTCACACAACTACTTTAACAAGCCCTAAagaatgatcaggggactggagcatcctccttatgaggaaaggctgcaggaactgtaGTGGTTtggtctagaggagactgagaggggatcttattcatatttagaaatacttaaatggtggatgtcagaaggttggtGCATCactgttgtatccagtgccaggacaaagggtaatggaaagaagctggaacacagaaagttccatttaaacataaggaaaacctattttactgtgagggtcagggagcactggtacaggctgcccaaggagggtgctgagtctccttctctgaaggtcttcaaaacccacctggacacgtttccgTGTGActtggtctaggtggacctgcctctgcaggggggtcagactagatgatttctaaaggtcccttcaaactcctaccattctacgataaATAATCTTCTAAATAGCTGTATTTTTAGtcatttcaattttaaaaataaataaaaagtatgtgaaatgctgaaaataGTTTCCATATTTAGACTACTAGATGCACATCCAGTTAATTAAAAACCCATTCTCTTCCTGACAAGATAATCACAGAAGTTTCTGCGTTTTCATAATTCCACATTTCAGGTAATGAGGTAACACACAACCAAATATTTAGTTCTGTCATTAAGGTATGCAACTTCACCCCCAAGGAATTGTGGGTAAAATGGTATTTCAACATCCAAGGCAAAGATGGATGGGGAAGGCTGGGTGGATGCTTACTTTATACTGCAGAGTTCTGGGCTCAATCATTTCCAGAGGTCTTCCATTCACTTTtatgaggccatttcctctcttGCAGTGGGCAACAGCCGTTGCGGTTTTCTAAAAAGTCAACCATTTATTAGCACAGCACTTCATTTTTGCACAGTAAACTTCTACCTAACAAACAAAGATTAATACTTAGGTATTAATCAAACAAATCATTAAACAAAACTTGCCCAGATATTTCAAGTATTGAGGCACGATCTTAGTAAAGTTATATTTATCTTACAGGTACAAATGCTTTACAGCTGTTAAGAATTATGAGAAAGATACTTCCTCCATTCTACAAGACAGTGTTTGTGCAGCTCGTTTCCTCACAAAGTCTGTTACCTAGAATTATCCGAGCCTTTAAATTCCTCCAGTGCGAATTTTAATCTTCTCAACACCTCCTAACATGACTGTCTGACACTGGCAATGATGCACCATGCCTCTATGGCGCGGGGGGCGACAGAGGTGGCCGCTCCTGAATACTCCCGAAAGAGAGGGCTGAGCCAGAAAGCACAGGCTTACTCCCTGAGAGAGCAAATGTTTCCCCAGGCGCGGTCccggggacgggacggggcgcGCTCTGACACCTAAGGGGTAGCCACGTGTAGCTACGGAGCAGGCCTCGCCGCCGGGGGCCCTCCTGCGCAGCAGCCTCGCCAGACGGCCCTGCCGAGGCTCCCGTGCCGAGGCCGAGGAATCCCACGCGCGCATGGCCACGGGGCGCGGCCCAGCCCGGGAGCAACGAGGAGACGGAGCGCGACGCGGCACCCCGGCCTCACCTTCCGCCCGAAAACCTGTACGCTCTGCAGGGGGCCCTTAGCCGGCATGACTCCTCctgcaagagagagaaaaggggagagGCGGCGTTAGCGCAGCCGGGGACAAGGCGGGCGCGGCGCGCTCAGAGCCCGGCGGACACTCACCCTCTCTCGGCAGCGGCACCGCGAAAAGGCCGAACGGGGCTTCCCGGCCTCGTCTCAGGGGCAGGGGAGCCGCAAAGCGCAACGTCGTCTTCCGGAAATGCGACAGAATGTTGGTCGCTGTCCTTTCCTCGGACGCGCTTTACGGCAGCGGGCAGCTGGGCGGTCCGGGGAGGGGCGGTCCGTGGGCTGAGGGGGCGGAACGGAGCGGTGCGGAGCAGCCATGCGCCCGTCTGCCCGGGTCCGTCGGCTGTGTCCCGCTCCCGGCCGGACGCTGAGGAGGGTTAAAGGGGCTGTGCTGAGCCTTCTGTAAGGTTCCGCGCCTCGGAGAGGTCACCCCGGCCGTTCCCCCATGATTGCGTTTTTGTGAGAGTCAGTTGTGTTGCACACAGAACCTCCGCCCTTCCTCCCTCGGGGGTAACGCGGTGGCGGCCTGTGGGGCTCCGCGGGCGCCGTTCCGCCTCCTGAAGGCGGCTGCTAGCACCCGAGGGAGGCCTCATGCCGGCCGAGCGCCGCTGCTTCGGAACCCGCCGGCGTGGGgctcccgccgctgcccgcggAGGCCGAGCGCCAGCACTGCCCGCTCGCTGTGCGGCCCGGTGCGGCACCCGGAGGCAGCGCGGCCTGCGCACCAGCGGGGTTGAGGGGGGCTCCGAGAGGGGTTACAGCAGCTCGAAGGGCTCGTTCCTGTTCAGTTACTAATGAAACACGCCATTTTTACACCGTAATGTACCTCCTGTTTGGTGCCCTCGTCATAAGAAGAGCCCAGCTGGGAGCCCTCATGGAAAGAACAAAACGATTCCGTCCCAGAAAAGGTTCACGGTCAGACTTAGACCTCCTAGAGATGCAGCAATACAAACTATGTAGGTTGCTGGAAATGAAGTGTTAAACCATTCAATTCCAGCCTTGCACACTAAGCCACATTCAGGCAGATCCATATAAGCAATAAAACAGCATCCATTATGTTTGAGTCAAAGAGCTCTTAGGTTCAGGCCATCTGTGGAGCATCATCAATTTGAGCTTTTATCTTTGCTTCCCTTGTTTAATATCTGTCATGAAACATGGAATTTAAGTCACTTTctgactgaaaatattttacttctaagGCTTGGTATTTAGCATGCAAAATTTTCCAGGAGGATGAAAGCAGGATCTGTCAAAGAAACCAGATCATGCTTCTtaggaactttaaaaaaatagacatttaaATTATGATTAATTAGAAAGTTGACTACTCAAATGAAACAATCAGTTCCTTTGTCTTAGGACAGAATTTTAAATACTGAGCATTAGTCATCAGTCATGTGAGGATTTAAACAAGCACTTAGCTTTGTGCAATTTGAGTGATTAGTTCTATTCAAGTGAATAGTACTGTGCAGAACGTGTACGATTTAGCACATCTCAAACCCCCAATTGTACAAAGCTTTAACATGTGATCCAAAAAGTGATTTACTGGTTTTTAAGGCTGTTTCCTAAGGGACAGTGTTTATGCAGTCACACATGTCTATCATCCACTCTTTCATCGTCAGCTGGGGAAAGGGAATGGTCACCAGCTTGTTGGCCAATTTCAGTTAGTTTTCACAGAAgagtttaaatttaaaaactaatttGGTTTGTACATATTTGGTGAAAATAAGTGGCTCTATAAAATAGAGCTCTTTTACTTGCataacaaaagcagctgcaggagctaAAATATTAGACATTACAAAACCTTTGCTTAggtgaaaaagcaaagagaaaacataatACTCAATTAACCTAGTATAGGCAAAAAGGTTCAACTAATGCTTATGATCAGCCCAAAGGTGAGCCACTAGTGGTTGAGTTTTGTTGGGTGTTAAGGacactttttaaagcaaatctgAATCTGTTTTATAGGCATTAGCTGAGGTCTATTAGTGAAGGCCTGTGTTTTAATATGAAATACACCGTTAAATTGAGGGGGAGTCCAGATGTCAACTTTTATAAAAAGCTTACATTTTGAGAGCATGCTTCCCTAGGTCCTTCAGAATTCATCTTCATTTAGGTGTTCATCTGTGGCATACTCTTTCTGGAGCTGAAAACACTCATCCTAGAAGAGCCTGTGTATAAAACCAGTGATATGCCTACacatctttctgttttctcttagcaaAATAAGAAGCTAACCAACATATATTGATAGTGTTACCTGGAAGACAAGGTAAAAGGCTTTATGCTTCTTACTTCCTTTTGCTAGTATAAAAATGGGAATAGGAGCTAAAAGGCATTTAGAAACCACCTATCACAGAAATTAGGCTCTAACATGGGATGAAAGAGTCAGATCATAGCTACCACcatatacaaaagaaaaaaagaaagatactagagttgaaaaaaaatccctcaggTAAGATAATGTGCTTTTTAAGACAAGTTCAAGCACTAACAATATCCTTACTTAGTTTTACTGAGCATAGAATGCTTGAAAATTGTACTGTACCTCTGATTTCAAAAGAATAACAGTAAAACTCTCCAAGCACCACCTGCCAGCTCAtctctttgcttcctttttatttgtaCCTGTGGAATGTAGGACACCTGTTTGGcagccttttctttaaaaaccaaaaaaaaaaccaagcaaaacaaagcaccTTACTTTGTACAGTATGAAGAGTTACACAGCATGTAAAACAGTGAATAATGAGgccaaaagaaattaaagtgtTTTTGGTGGTCCAAACACTCTTATCAGAGAATTTCAAGAGAAAACTGGCAGGTTTGAAACCACCTTGATAGGGCATTTTtataatttcacagaatcacggaacagcaggggttggaagggcatctagagatcattcagtccaaccccctgctaaagcaagttcacctagatcaggtcacacaggaatatttCTGAGTGGgtttgaatgcctccagagaaggagactccacaacctatcCGAGTAGCCTGTGCCAGatctccttcaccctcacaggaaagaagtttcttctcaaGTGGGTCTTCTTGTGCCCATTAcaacttgtcctgtcactgggcaccacagaaaaaagactgaccccatcctcttgCTAACCACCCtgtaggtatttataagtgttgataagattccccttcagtcttctccaggttaaacagcctcaggtcttgcaacatttcctcataaggaagatgttccagacccCTGATCTTCTTGTTGGCCCTGCGTTGAtgtctctccagaagttctctgtccctcttgagctgtggagaCTAAGGTAGACTAAGCAAAGTcagtgagctgggctgggtggaGCAGCATTGTTTCTATTTATTTGGAAATTCACCAGTGTGGAGCATATGGAAAAGTGCAGTACAAAACTTGAATGTCAGTCTACTACCCACCAATGCTGTCAGGCTGATGTACTGCAAACACTGAATTTTAAATGCATAGTTATTTGTTACTTGAATGCTAACAGGGATTTTATTTGGCATCCCTATGCAGGAATCAAATGTATTGATTTTTGCTATTTATGTgttggggtggggatggggaggaagtTCCTGGGAATTTAAAATAGCAAGTGTCTAGACCTCCATGTGAAATCATGATGTTGATTTTCCTCCTGGACCTTGTCATCTTTCAAATCAAATTCACATGTAAGTTCAAAAGGTAAACATTCCAAGAGGACGGCATTTTAGCTTCCACTTAACACAGAAGTATGTAGCTACTGAGAGTGTAAGGCAACAAAGAGTCAAGGTCAATATGTTAACAAGGCCAGCTGTAATGTGGCTGTAAATTTGCTCCAatttaaaggagagaaaatgctCTCCATGACAAAATAGAGAGATGATCTTCCTCATGTATCATCTGAAAGAGATAGAAAGGTGAGAACTATGTCAAAATATGGTCAGTTACTTGTATGTATatagaacattaaaaaaaaatcattgtaaaAGTAAAGGATCATTTAGGGGAAATAtgaagaaacatttcttctACATAGTCCATAATCATATTTTCAAAAAAATCCATGTATTCTACCAAAATGTCTCAATTTGAAATTGAATTATACATTGTAAGATTTTTTTAGCAAAGTGGATAATTGTAACCAGGGAAAACATTTGTTCATACTTCCTGCATGATAGACAAAGCATATTCCATGAAGTTTTTACTTCAGACAGCAAAATCATCTCTGTGTGTTTCAGAAGGCTTCTGTCTTGTACAGGCTTACACCTTTTAAGAATCAGTGGATTCCTTCTGAGAACTATGAAGAATTTCAGGAAAGAAGACACTGacatgttttgtggttttttttacagca
Above is a window of Colius striatus isolate bColStr4 chromosome 1, bColStr4.1.hap1, whole genome shotgun sequence DNA encoding:
- the RPS16 gene encoding small ribosomal subunit protein uS9, which translates into the protein MPAKGPLQSVQVFGRKKTATAVAHCKRGNGLIKVNGRPLEMIEPRTLQYKLLEPVLLLGKERFAGVDIRVRVKGGGHVAQIYAIRQAISKALVAYYQKYVDEASKKEIKDILIQYDRTLLVADPRRCESKKFGGPGARARYQKSYR